The Fusobacterium necrophorum subsp. necrophorum genome has a window encoding:
- a CDS encoding class I SAM-dependent methyltransferase yields MKLQLTGVSETLLVPFYARVYGSRHYSDRFYDKAVLEVFPKIDYDFSKFTKGKMSLWGCLARSIILDREIKKFLKVYPDAKCINLACGFDTRFYRLDNGKIRWFEFDFSEVIALRKQIFPGNDRLFSLVGNVLEEKIYDNIKEAGENVLIILEGLLIYFTEQQVQELFQILKRNFPKATIFAEFSRPFSVKYQKYHDTVHETMAKFQWGIRNSKEIEKICPGVEFLEEWNLTEEMIPFSPCRLFLFSPFLKKVNNSIVKLQFKSAMKKE; encoded by the coding sequence ATGAAACTACAATTGACAGGAGTATCAGAAACTTTATTGGTGCCTTTTTATGCAAGAGTTTATGGAAGTCGACACTATTCCGATCGTTTTTATGATAAAGCGGTATTGGAAGTATTTCCAAAGATTGACTATGATTTTTCTAAATTTACAAAGGGAAAAATGAGTTTGTGGGGTTGCTTGGCGAGAAGTATTATTTTGGACAGAGAAATTAAAAAATTCTTAAAAGTCTATCCCGATGCGAAATGTATCAATCTTGCCTGTGGTTTTGATACCAGATTTTATAGGCTCGACAATGGAAAAATTCGATGGTTTGAGTTTGATTTTTCGGAAGTTATTGCACTAAGAAAGCAAATATTTCCCGGTAACGACCGACTATTCTCCCTTGTGGGAAATGTACTGGAAGAGAAAATTTATGACAATATTAAAGAAGCCGGAGAAAATGTTCTTATTATTTTAGAAGGATTATTGATTTATTTTACAGAACAACAGGTGCAGGAATTATTTCAGATTTTAAAAAGAAATTTTCCAAAGGCAACTATCTTTGCAGAATTTTCGAGACCTTTTAGTGTGAAATATCAAAAATATCATGATACGGTACATGAAACGATGGCAAAATTTCAATGGGGAATTCGAAATTCCAAGGAAATTGAGAAAATTTGTCCGGGCGTTGAATTCCTTGAAGAATGGAATTTAACAGAAGAGATGATCCCTTTCTCTCCTTGTAGACTGTTTTTATTTTCTCCTTTCTTGAAGAAGGTGAATAACAGCATAGTAAAACTTCAATTCAAAAGTGCTATGAAGAAAGAATAA
- a CDS encoding dicarboxylate/amino acid:cation symporter, with the protein MAKWKDNLIVKLLLGVIVGIIVGLYANEQVIGVINTIKFLIGQVIFFIVPLIILGFITPAITKMKSNASKMLGTMLGLSYGSSVGAALFSMIAGYILIPKLNIVTAVEGLKEIPALIFKVEIPPVVSVMTALVLSIVVGLAVIWTNSKKTEELLEEFNEIMLSVVYKIVIPILPIFIASTFATLSYEGSITKQFPVFLKVIVIVLIGHYIWLAVLYLLGGVVSGKNPWNLLKHYGPAYLTAVGTMSSAATLPVALSCAKKSNVLHDDVADFAIPLGATTHLCGSVLTEVFFVMTVSKILYGSLPSLGTMILFVFLLGIFAVGAPGVPGGTVMASLGIIISVVGFDETGTALMLTIFALQDSFGTACNVTGDGALALILNGIFKKDLAEKIKVMGRR; encoded by the coding sequence ATGGCAAAATGGAAAGATAATCTGATTGTCAAGTTGTTGTTAGGTGTTATTGTGGGAATTATTGTAGGATTGTATGCAAATGAGCAAGTGATTGGAGTAATCAATACGATTAAATTCTTAATAGGACAAGTTATCTTCTTTATTGTCCCTCTTATTATTTTGGGATTTATTACTCCTGCCATTACAAAGATGAAATCGAATGCAAGCAAAATGTTGGGAACCATGTTGGGATTATCCTATGGTTCTTCTGTAGGAGCCGCTTTGTTTTCTATGATAGCGGGATATATTTTAATTCCTAAATTAAATATTGTAACAGCTGTGGAAGGATTGAAAGAAATTCCGGCACTTATTTTTAAAGTGGAAATTCCACCGGTAGTTTCTGTTATGACTGCTTTGGTGCTGTCTATTGTTGTGGGGCTTGCTGTCATTTGGACAAACTCGAAAAAAACAGAAGAATTGTTAGAGGAATTCAACGAAATTATGTTGAGTGTCGTGTATAAAATTGTCATTCCGATATTGCCTATTTTTATTGCAAGTACTTTTGCAACTTTATCTTATGAAGGAAGTATTACAAAGCAATTCCCGGTTTTCTTGAAGGTGATTGTAATTGTGTTGATTGGACATTATATTTGGTTGGCAGTATTGTATTTATTGGGAGGAGTCGTTTCCGGAAAGAACCCTTGGAATTTGTTAAAGCATTATGGACCGGCATATCTAACAGCAGTAGGAACGATGTCTTCTGCGGCAACTTTACCGGTAGCTTTGAGTTGTGCGAAAAAATCAAATGTTTTGCATGATGATGTTGCGGATTTTGCGATTCCTTTAGGAGCAACGACACATCTATGCGGTTCCGTGTTGACAGAAGTATTCTTCGTGATGACGGTTTCTAAAATTTTATATGGTAGTTTACCTTCTTTGGGAACCATGATTTTATTTGTGTTCTTATTGGGAATTTTTGCAGTGGGAGCACCCGGAGTTCCCGGAGGAACTGTAATGGCTTCTTTAGGAATTATCATTTCCGTTGTCGGTTTTGATGAAACGGGAACTGCTTTGATGCTAACGATTTTTGCTTTACAAGACAGTTTCGGAACTGCTTGTAATGTAACGGGAGACGGAGCTTTGGCTTTGATCTTAAATGGAATTTTTAAAAAGGATTTGGCAGAAAAAATTAAAGTAATGGGAAGAAGATAG
- a CDS encoding pyridoxamine 5'-phosphate oxidase family protein has product MSKLTDAMKEIIEKQLAYVSTVSNEGMPNIGPKRSMRILDENTLIYNENTGKQTMNNILANGKVAVAYADWAKLDGYRFVGKAEVFTEGKYYDEAVDWAKGKMGAPKAAVIIHIEDVYTLRSGATAGDKL; this is encoded by the coding sequence ATGTCAAAGTTAACAGACGCAATGAAGGAAATAATAGAAAAACAATTAGCTTATGTATCTACAGTAAGTAATGAAGGAATGCCAAATATCGGACCAAAACGTTCTATGAGAATTTTAGATGAAAATACCTTGATTTACAATGAAAATACCGGAAAACAGACAATGAATAATATTTTAGCCAACGGAAAAGTGGCAGTGGCTTATGCAGACTGGGCAAAATTGGATGGCTATCGTTTTGTAGGAAAAGCAGAAGTTTTTACGGAAGGAAAATATTATGACGAGGCTGTAGACTGGGCAAAAGGAAAAATGGGAGCTCCTAAAGCAGCTGTCATCATTCATATTGAAGATGTTTATACTTTACGTTCCGGTGCTACCGCAGGAGACAAACTTTAA
- the galE gene encoding UDP-glucose 4-epimerase GalE, whose product MAVLVCGGAGYIGSHVVRALLDQGENVVVIDNLVTGHVDAVDERAELLLGDLRDEAFLHHAFERHSIDGVIDFAAFSLVGESVEEPLKYFDNNVYGTLCLLKAMQKYKVNNIVFSSTAATYGEPENIPILETDTTFPTNPYGESKLCVEKMLKWCDKAYGMKYTVLRYFNVAGAHESGEIGEAHTTETHLIPIVLQVAAGEREKIGIYGDDYPTQDGTCIRDYIHVMDLADAHILAFNRLRRGGESTIFNLGNGEGFSVKEVIDVCRKVTGHPIPAEVSPRRAGDPAKLVASSEKAIHELHWMPKYNSLEKIIETAWKWHKTHPNGYED is encoded by the coding sequence ATGGCAGTATTGGTATGCGGAGGAGCAGGATATATTGGAAGTCATGTAGTGAGGGCCTTGTTAGATCAAGGAGAAAACGTTGTTGTTATTGATAATTTGGTGACAGGACATGTGGATGCTGTTGATGAAAGGGCGGAATTATTGCTTGGAGATTTACGAGATGAGGCGTTTCTACATCATGCTTTCGAAAGGCATAGCATTGATGGAGTGATTGATTTTGCAGCGTTTTCTTTGGTAGGAGAAAGTGTAGAGGAACCTTTAAAATATTTTGATAATAATGTGTACGGAACTTTATGCTTATTAAAAGCTATGCAAAAATATAAGGTGAATAACATTGTATTTTCTTCTACAGCGGCTACCTATGGAGAGCCTGAAAATATTCCTATTTTAGAAACGGACACTACCTTTCCGACCAATCCTTATGGGGAAAGTAAATTATGTGTGGAGAAAATGTTAAAATGGTGCGATAAAGCTTATGGCATGAAATATACCGTTCTACGGTATTTTAATGTAGCAGGAGCTCATGAAAGTGGAGAAATCGGAGAAGCTCATACGACGGAAACTCATTTAATTCCGATTGTCTTACAGGTTGCTGCAGGAGAACGGGAAAAAATTGGAATTTACGGAGATGACTATCCGACACAAGACGGAACCTGTATTCGAGATTATATTCATGTCATGGATTTGGCAGATGCTCATATTTTGGCTTTCAATCGATTACGAAGAGGAGGAGAAAGCACGATTTTCAATTTAGGAAATGGAGAAGGATTTTCCGTAAAGGAAGTGATAGATGTTTGCAGAAAAGTAACAGGACATCCGATTCCTGCAGAAGTTTCTCCAAGAAGAGCCGGAGATCCTGCAAAATTAGTAGCTTCTTCTGAAAAGGCAATTCATGAATTGCATTGGATGCCAAAATATAACAGTTTGGAAAAAATAATAGAAACAGCATGGAAATGGCATAAAACTCATCCGAATGGGTATGAGGATTAA
- a CDS encoding UDP-glucose--hexose-1-phosphate uridylyltransferase produces the protein MAEIHGTLNRLIKYGLENELIVDYDEIWVRNELMDLFHLTEWKEMPISACMMPKYPQSILDTLCDYAVEQGIIEDTAGNRELFDTKIMGKLTPSPSQVIDRFRETSEFSKEVATRKFYEFSQKTNYIRMDRIAKNVYWQVPTEYGDLEITINLSKPEKDPRDIERQKNIPSSSYPKCLLCYENVGYAGMGNHPARQNHRVLPFVLEEEKWYLQYSPYVYYNEHAIVFSREHRPMKISRDSFARITAFLEQIPHYFLGSNADLPIVGGSILSHDHYQGGNHEFPMAKAEIEEEVVFKGFEKVKAGIVKWPMSVLRISSPNREAIINLSDKILKIWREYSDENCGIYAYTGEEPHNTITPIGRRRGEAFEMDLVLRNNRRSEAHPLGIFHPHEVYHNIKKENIGLIEVMGLAVLPGRLKEELEIIREYLQEEKYLEKIKMDERVQKHYAWIASFPNSEIDLEKEVGRVFEHVLEDAGVYKRTEEGRRGLLRFVEAVNEN, from the coding sequence ATGGCAGAAATTCATGGTACTTTGAATCGTCTGATTAAGTATGGATTGGAAAATGAGCTGATTGTGGATTATGATGAGATTTGGGTCAGAAATGAGCTGATGGATTTATTTCATCTGACGGAGTGGAAAGAAATGCCGATTTCGGCTTGTATGATGCCCAAATATCCACAGAGCATTTTGGATACTCTCTGTGATTATGCGGTGGAACAGGGAATCATAGAGGACACTGCCGGAAACCGGGAATTGTTTGATACGAAAATTATGGGAAAATTAACTCCAAGTCCCAGTCAAGTCATCGATCGTTTTCGAGAGACTTCAGAATTCAGCAAGGAGGTAGCAACTCGAAAATTTTATGAGTTTTCTCAAAAGACAAACTATATTCGTATGGATAGAATCGCAAAAAATGTATATTGGCAGGTGCCGACAGAATATGGAGACTTAGAAATTACCATCAATTTGTCGAAACCGGAAAAAGATCCGAGAGATATTGAAAGACAAAAAAATATACCGAGTTCTTCTTATCCGAAATGTTTGCTTTGTTATGAAAATGTAGGCTATGCGGGAATGGGAAATCATCCGGCAAGGCAAAATCACAGAGTGTTACCTTTTGTTTTGGAAGAAGAGAAATGGTATTTGCAATATTCTCCTTATGTGTACTACAATGAGCACGCCATTGTTTTTTCCAGAGAACATCGACCCATGAAAATCAGTCGAGATAGTTTTGCAAGAATCACTGCTTTTTTGGAACAGATTCCTCATTATTTTTTAGGTTCAAATGCCGATTTACCGATTGTAGGAGGCTCTATTTTAAGCCATGATCACTATCAGGGAGGAAATCATGAATTTCCAATGGCAAAGGCGGAAATAGAAGAAGAAGTGGTCTTTAAGGGCTTTGAAAAAGTAAAAGCGGGCATTGTAAAATGGCCTATGTCCGTGCTTCGAATTTCCTCTCCCAATCGAGAAGCGATTATCAATCTGTCTGATAAAATCTTGAAGATTTGGAGAGAATACAGTGATGAAAATTGTGGAATTTATGCTTATACCGGAGAGGAGCCGCACAATACGATCACTCCTATCGGACGTAGACGGGGAGAAGCTTTTGAAATGGACTTGGTTCTTCGAAACAATCGAAGGAGCGAAGCACATCCTTTGGGAATTTTTCATCCTCATGAGGTTTATCACAATATTAAAAAAGAAAATATCGGTTTAATTGAAGTCATGGGATTGGCTGTTTTACCGGGAAGATTGAAAGAGGAATTGGAAATCATTCGAGAATATTTGCAAGAAGAAAAGTATTTGGAAAAAATAAAAATGGATGAGAGGGTTCAAAAACATTATGCATGGATTGCTTCTTTTCCAAACTCTGAGATTGATTTAGAAAAAGAAGTGGGAAGGGTATTCGAGCATGTTTTAGAGGATGCAGGAGTGTATAAAAGGACAGAAGAGGGACGACGGGGGCTGTTACGTTTTGTGGAAGCCGTCAATGAAAACTAA
- a CDS encoding galactokinase: protein MIKRLCEEARRLFAADTSEIWEGYFSPGRVNLIGEHTDYNGGYVFPCALSFGTYAVLKRRKDKCCRMYSNNFKELGMFEISLENIVYEEKHAWTNYPKGVIKMFQDMGVNTSFGFDILLEGNIPNGAGLSSSASIELLIAEIVKDLYQVDIDRISMVKLCQRSENVFNKVNCGIMDQFAIGMGKKDHAILLDCNNLDYQYVPLVLEEASIVIANTNKKRGLADSKYNERRASCEAAVADLQRSGLSIQYLGELSVKEFEEKKALIQGEEKRKRAKHAVTENERTKAAVEKLNQKDVIAFGKLMNESHLSLRDDYEVTGFELDSLVEAAWEEEGCLGSRMTGAGFGGCTVSIVTNREMEHFIQNVGKKYTAKTGLQADFYIAKIGDGTRKLGDF from the coding sequence ATCATCAAAAGGCTATGTGAAGAAGCGAGAAGACTTTTCGCTGCTGATACATCGGAAATATGGGAAGGATACTTTTCTCCGGGAAGAGTGAATTTGATTGGAGAACATACGGATTATAATGGAGGATATGTCTTTCCTTGTGCCTTGAGTTTTGGAACTTATGCGGTCTTAAAACGAAGGAAAGACAAATGTTGTCGTATGTATTCCAATAATTTTAAAGAGTTGGGAATGTTTGAAATCTCTTTGGAAAATATTGTGTATGAAGAGAAGCATGCTTGGACAAATTATCCTAAGGGAGTGATCAAAATGTTTCAAGATATGGGAGTGAACACCTCTTTCGGCTTTGATATTTTATTGGAAGGAAATATTCCGAATGGGGCGGGCTTATCTTCTTCCGCTTCCATTGAATTGTTAATTGCGGAGATTGTAAAAGATTTGTATCAAGTGGACATTGATAGAATTTCCATGGTAAAATTATGTCAAAGATCGGAAAATGTCTTCAATAAAGTAAATTGTGGAATTATGGATCAGTTTGCCATTGGAATGGGAAAAAAAGATCATGCCATTTTGTTGGATTGTAATAATTTAGATTATCAATACGTTCCTCTTGTTCTGGAAGAGGCTTCGATTGTCATCGCCAATACGAATAAAAAGAGAGGTTTGGCGGATTCTAAATATAATGAGAGAAGAGCTTCCTGCGAGGCGGCGGTGGCAGATTTGCAAAGATCGGGACTTTCCATTCAATATCTTGGAGAATTATCCGTTAAGGAATTTGAAGAAAAAAAAGCTTTGATTCAGGGAGAAGAAAAACGAAAAAGAGCAAAACATGCGGTAACGGAGAATGAAAGAACAAAGGCAGCCGTAGAAAAATTGAATCAAAAGGATGTCATTGCCTTTGGAAAACTCATGAATGAGTCTCATCTTTCATTACGGGATGATTATGAAGTGACCGGTTTTGAATTGGATAGTTTGGTGGAAGCCGCTTGGGAAGAAGAAGGATGTTTGGGATCCAGAATGACAGGAGCAGGTTTTGGGGGTTGTACTGTCAGCATTGTCACAAACCGGGAAATGGAACATTTTATTCAGAACGTGGGGAAAAAATATACCGCTAAGACAGGATTACAGGCAGATTTTTATATTGCAAAGATTGGAGATGGAACAAGAAAGTTAGGTGATTTTTAA